Proteins from a genomic interval of Natronorubrum sediminis:
- a CDS encoding DUF7542 family protein translates to MGEENVVVECRKCEFLESYANLGRARVALNDHEVGTGHDVDWQINHVADGVERAGADAGICGTTNCENPDSALFDW, encoded by the coding sequence ATGGGTGAAGAAAACGTCGTAGTCGAGTGTCGTAAGTGCGAGTTCCTCGAATCGTACGCGAATTTGGGACGAGCGCGTGTCGCGCTTAACGATCACGAGGTGGGAACGGGACACGATGTCGACTGGCAGATCAATCACGTCGCCGATGGCGTCGAACGGGCAGGAGCCGACGCCGGCATCTGTGGGACCACTAACTGCGAGAACCCGGATTCAGCACTTTTCGATTGGTAG
- a CDS encoding ParA family protein, which translates to MTETPRGWGVVPSTEIPTVAFGNQKGGTGKTTATINSAAALATRDHDVLAIDMDPQADMTKGVGLGPGDDDDPSSPKNNLPNTLVTDDGNLLDVLVDNPRTHDTRISEILIQADEYDHLNFDLVPSHKDMGLARDWMDDANARLSLKTALEELVDDGYDYDFILIDCPPDLSVLTDAAFIAAQNVFLAAQTQATSRDALDDLWDQLESIEDNQQADIAIIGLLANMYRDDGQSQKFLNAFDESFAAMAPIFKLPMRVAIQRAWDNGNDIFEWEDANDQEVEREVFLEIAETMERAFDKTQVEV; encoded by the coding sequence ATGACAGAGACACCACGTGGATGGGGCGTCGTCCCATCGACCGAAATACCCACGGTCGCATTCGGTAACCAGAAGGGCGGGACAGGAAAGACAACGGCAACGATAAACAGCGCAGCGGCGCTGGCGACTCGAGATCACGATGTACTCGCAATCGATATGGACCCACAAGCGGATATGACGAAGGGAGTCGGATTGGGACCAGGCGACGATGATGATCCGTCGAGTCCAAAAAATAATCTGCCGAATACACTCGTTACCGACGACGGGAACCTTCTAGACGTACTCGTTGACAATCCACGCACGCACGATACACGAATTTCAGAGATTTTGATTCAGGCTGACGAATACGATCATTTGAACTTCGACCTGGTCCCGAGTCACAAAGATATGGGCCTCGCTCGAGATTGGATGGACGATGCAAATGCTCGACTCTCACTGAAGACAGCCCTCGAAGAGCTCGTTGATGACGGATACGACTATGATTTTATTTTGATCGACTGTCCACCCGACCTCTCGGTCCTAACTGATGCAGCGTTCATCGCTGCACAGAATGTGTTCTTGGCTGCACAGACCCAGGCAACGTCACGAGATGCCCTAGACGATCTCTGGGACCAACTGGAATCGATAGAGGACAACCAACAGGCCGACATCGCAATCATCGGGTTACTAGCGAATATGTACCGAGATGACGGCCAATCACAAAAATTCCTGAACGCGTTTGACGAGTCGTTCGCGGCGATGGCGCCGATTTTCAAACTCCCAATGCGAGTGGCAATACAGCGCGCTTGGGACAATGGGAACGATATTTTCGAGTGGGAAGACGCGAACGACCAAGAAGTTGAACGCGAGGTGTTCCTCGAGATTGCAGAGACGATGGAACGTGCGTTCGACAAAACGCAGGTGGAGGTGTAA
- a CDS encoding DHH family phosphoesterase, with the protein MCHQNERSRADRLVDLLEDVGSLAVVCHDNPDPDCLASALALKRVAEYASVWDIEFVYSGEVTHPQNRVFVNLLDINLQKVTSDAIDGYDCVALVDCSIPGRNNSLEPETEVDIVIDHHPGHEPSAEFVDLRGDYSSTTTIIVEYHRALDLPLDAELATALLFAIRRETLDFLRNVTEKEYEAALYLHPFVDLNLLKKMNDPPLSEITVDAISNAIQTRTVQSAYLVATVGRSTERDVLPQAADYLLDLEGVQTIVVFGISGNEIHVSGRSTDSRVDPGGLLEEVFGDVGSAGGHEDMAAAQIPLGLFTDVSEEDEDLIDIAVRIIERRFFRAAGYEDKDIPGRPR; encoded by the coding sequence TTGTGCCACCAGAACGAGCGATCTCGAGCAGATCGGCTGGTCGACCTGCTGGAGGACGTCGGATCGCTCGCGGTCGTCTGTCACGATAACCCGGACCCGGACTGTCTGGCGAGTGCGCTGGCGCTGAAGCGCGTCGCCGAGTACGCTAGCGTCTGGGACATCGAATTCGTCTACAGCGGCGAGGTCACCCACCCGCAAAACCGAGTGTTTGTGAACCTACTCGACATCAACCTCCAAAAGGTTACTTCCGATGCCATCGACGGCTACGATTGCGTCGCTCTCGTTGACTGTTCGATCCCCGGACGAAACAACAGTCTCGAGCCCGAGACTGAAGTCGACATTGTGATCGATCACCACCCCGGTCACGAACCGTCGGCGGAATTCGTCGACTTGCGCGGTGATTACAGCAGTACGACAACGATCATCGTGGAGTACCACCGTGCGCTTGATCTCCCACTCGACGCGGAACTGGCGACGGCATTGCTGTTCGCCATACGGCGCGAGACCCTCGACTTCCTTCGGAACGTCACGGAAAAGGAGTACGAGGCGGCACTGTATTTGCACCCGTTTGTCGATCTCAACCTCCTCAAGAAGATGAACGATCCACCCCTCTCCGAGATCACCGTCGACGCGATCTCGAACGCCATTCAGACGCGGACCGTCCAGTCCGCGTACCTCGTCGCCACCGTCGGCCGGAGTACCGAACGAGACGTGCTCCCTCAGGCGGCCGATTACCTCCTCGATCTGGAAGGCGTCCAGACGATAGTCGTCTTCGGCATCAGCGGAAACGAGATCCACGTTAGCGGCCGGTCGACGGACTCCCGAGTTGATCCCGGCGGTCTCCTCGAGGAAGTGTTCGGTGACGTCGGATCCGCTGGCGGTCACGAAGACATGGCAGCGGCGCAAATTCCGCTCGGGTTGTTCACTGATGTCTCTGAAGAGGACGAAGACCTCATCGACATCGCCGTCAGAATCATCGAACGGCGCTTCTTCCGAGCGGCGGGATATGAAGACAAGGACATTCCCGGCCGGCCTCGGTGA
- a CDS encoding carboxypeptidase-like regulatory domain-containing protein has protein sequence MHEDESIPGQILLSDDAIDHIDVVQHAFSWLGEPSSDQCHVHIMLENTSDAELIVDMEARIFDEDGTDLSSTREIGVTGPEPGEDDAVYSFELDNCEETAEYRLDISNLEVTDDSTEEEDSVEETDDSDERAQEDERDGGDEEPDDENEEAEDEDEDVESEDEDESTEQDEADDDDDEQVDGEDDSADEEDENDVVAGTHTLRVTVQDGDGDPIDHAIVGITEGNSDGWSETQNVDNQGQTEFGIEAGEYTLIAEAEGYPTLEREIESDTNVEYTLTLRTND, from the coding sequence ATGCACGAAGACGAATCTATCCCGGGACAGATTTTACTGTCGGATGACGCCATTGACCACATCGATGTCGTGCAACACGCCTTCTCATGGCTGGGCGAACCATCGAGTGATCAGTGTCATGTACACATAATGCTCGAGAACACGAGCGACGCAGAATTGATAGTCGATATGGAGGCTCGAATTTTTGATGAGGATGGCACTGACCTTTCCTCGACTAGAGAAATAGGTGTCACGGGGCCTGAACCGGGCGAGGATGACGCGGTCTACTCGTTCGAGCTAGACAATTGTGAGGAAACAGCCGAATACAGACTCGATATCAGCAACCTCGAGGTTACTGACGACTCTACTGAGGAGGAAGATAGCGTAGAGGAGACCGACGATTCCGACGAGCGAGCTCAAGAAGATGAACGAGACGGAGGTGACGAAGAGCCCGATGATGAAAACGAGGAAGCCGAGGACGAGGACGAAGATGTGGAAAGCGAGGATGAAGACGAATCTACCGAGCAGGATGAGGCTGACGACGATGACGACGAGCAAGTTGACGGTGAGGATGATAGTGCAGACGAGGAAGACGAGAACGACGTGGTAGCCGGAACGCACACGCTGCGGGTAACCGTTCAAGACGGTGACGGAGATCCAATTGATCACGCCATCGTCGGAATCACCGAAGGCAACTCCGATGGCTGGAGTGAGACGCAAAACGTTGATAATCAAGGCCAAACCGAGTTCGGGATCGAAGCCGGAGAATATACACTTATCGCGGAGGCTGAGGGGTACCCGACGTTGGAGCGGGAAATCGAGTCCGACACTAACGTAGAATACACGCTGACGCTTCGAACTAACGACTAA